The Aureispira anguillae genome contains a region encoding:
- a CDS encoding GNAT family N-acetyltransferase, with protein MEKSFGSYHLKLANNSYTDAIKSVVFDVLKEYHLVAGAIDFCLENVETHYLNQGGIFLVLMDGKERVVGTGGLYRLNDQTVELRKMYLLSEHRGKGLGKWLLTTLLDEAKRLGYKRVELETASVLKEAIGLYKKYGFQPFNSDHIATRCDQAYELIL; from the coding sequence ATGGAAAAGAGCTTTGGTTCGTATCATCTAAAATTAGCTAACAATAGCTATACAGATGCTATAAAATCTGTTGTGTTTGATGTTTTAAAGGAATATCATCTAGTCGCTGGAGCAATTGATTTTTGTTTAGAAAATGTCGAGACACATTATTTAAATCAAGGTGGAATTTTTTTAGTGTTGATGGATGGCAAAGAAAGGGTTGTAGGAACAGGAGGCTTGTATCGTTTGAACGATCAAACTGTTGAACTTAGAAAGATGTATTTGTTGTCTGAACATAGAGGAAAGGGCTTAGGAAAATGGCTTTTAACTACCTTGTTGGATGAAGCCAAACGATTAGGATATAAACGAGTAGAACTAGAAACAGCAAGCGTTTTGAAGGAAGCAATTGGGCTGTACAAAAAATATGGCTTTCAACCGTTCAATTCGGACCATATTGCAACTCGTTGTGATCAAGCTTATGAACTGATATTATAA
- a CDS encoding YdcF family protein → MDQLTNIMKKIAILGVFAILLTSCVSRSAERSFNRYAEQQPYDAIIVPGVPFEDGEWSNIMKMRVHWAVYLYKNNYTQNIIFSGSSVYSPYVEAKIMALYAEQLGVPKAHIYTEERAEHSSENLYYSYRVAKENGLQKVALATDPFQGSFLKGFARKIKLDIGFLPVIFDKLKTLDTYTPKIDPSSAYVEDFVSITKRENALVRFQGTMGKHIQYEAEDNPKLKRKKAKK, encoded by the coding sequence ATGGATCAATTAACAAATATAATGAAAAAAATAGCGATACTAGGTGTATTCGCAATATTGCTGACTTCTTGTGTTAGTAGAAGTGCAGAACGTAGTTTTAACCGCTATGCGGAACAACAACCTTATGATGCAATTATTGTTCCTGGTGTTCCTTTTGAAGATGGAGAATGGAGCAACATAATGAAGATGCGAGTACATTGGGCTGTTTATTTGTATAAAAATAACTACACCCAAAATATTATCTTTTCTGGGAGTTCGGTTTATTCTCCTTATGTAGAGGCTAAAATAATGGCGCTCTATGCCGAACAGTTGGGGGTGCCCAAGGCACATATCTATACTGAGGAGCGAGCAGAGCATAGTTCCGAAAATCTATATTATTCTTATCGAGTGGCCAAAGAAAATGGTTTACAAAAAGTAGCTTTAGCAACCGACCCTTTTCAAGGTTCTTTTTTAAAAGGTTTTGCTCGAAAAATAAAACTAGACATCGGCTTTTTACCCGTTATTTTTGACAAGCTCAAAACTTTGGATACCTACACGCCTAAAATAGATCCTTCTTCCGCTTATGTAGAGGATTTTGTTTCTATAACCAAAAGAGAAAATGCTTTGGTGCGTTTTCAAGGAACCATGGGAAAACACATTCAGTATGAAGCCGAAGATAATCCTAAGTTAAAACGAAAGAAGGCTAAAAAATAA
- a CDS encoding S8 family serine peptidase translates to MKQLFCLFLLLISFNLGAQNKPHTWESKIDAEVWNAASQKTTFEYFVLLKDQANTNYAKQLSTKNAKANYVFNTLENKANETQGELLQLIVQHQGAYRPYCIVNGIWIKGTQALMEALAKRNEVQLIAPNPAIRNELPNRPDWPAPATMRNPKASEWGIGKIRADLLWNHNIKGAGVVIGGQDTGYEWIHPALRSQYRGDTLDHNYHWHDAIHAQISMDSINSCGFDVKYPCDDATHGTHTMGTMIGDDGAGNEIGVAPEATWIGCRNMENGWGTPATYIECFEWFLAPTDTNNLNPNPAMAPHVIANSWGCPTVEGCNPSNFHIMQIAVENLKNAGVFIVVSAGNDGWSGCHSINSPAAIYEASFSVGATDILDTLANFSSRGHVTSDGSLRLKPNVVAPGVNVRSSIPGGGYAAYSGTSMAGPHVAGAVALLINAKPSLAGNVDSLETLLEMTADSVYTYRDDTCGTTPQTVFPNNMVGYGRINLYKALEIIRPDLMVGTTKLFTHQVQIYPNPVAKTLYLQTANPMGKCTVTITTALGQVVRHFDTYFSTILEMDLGNLSSGVYVVTIENKQEKVVGKLVKD, encoded by the coding sequence ATGAAACAACTATTCTGCCTTTTTCTATTGTTAATCAGTTTTAATCTTGGCGCACAAAACAAACCTCATACTTGGGAATCAAAAATTGATGCAGAGGTTTGGAATGCTGCTAGTCAAAAGACAACCTTTGAATATTTTGTCTTATTAAAAGATCAAGCCAATACAAATTATGCCAAGCAATTAAGTACAAAAAATGCCAAAGCAAATTATGTATTTAATACCTTAGAAAATAAAGCGAATGAAACACAAGGAGAGTTGTTGCAATTGATTGTTCAACATCAAGGTGCATATCGCCCATATTGTATTGTAAATGGAATTTGGATCAAAGGAACCCAAGCCTTGATGGAGGCTTTGGCGAAACGAAATGAGGTGCAATTGATTGCTCCCAACCCAGCCATTCGAAATGAATTGCCTAATCGACCTGATTGGCCAGCACCAGCAACAATGCGTAACCCTAAAGCTTCAGAATGGGGAATTGGTAAAATTCGTGCCGATCTTTTGTGGAATCATAATATCAAAGGAGCAGGTGTTGTAATTGGAGGACAGGATACGGGGTATGAATGGATTCACCCTGCTTTGAGAAGCCAGTACAGAGGAGACACCTTAGATCATAATTACCATTGGCACGATGCTATTCACGCACAGATTAGCATGGATTCTATTAATAGTTGTGGTTTTGATGTAAAATATCCCTGTGATGATGCGACACATGGTACTCATACCATGGGAACCATGATTGGAGATGATGGCGCAGGAAACGAAATTGGGGTGGCTCCTGAAGCAACGTGGATTGGTTGTAGAAATATGGAAAATGGTTGGGGAACTCCCGCAACTTATATTGAATGTTTTGAGTGGTTTTTAGCTCCTACAGATACCAATAATTTAAATCCCAATCCAGCTATGGCTCCCCATGTTATTGCCAACTCTTGGGGCTGTCCTACCGTAGAAGGCTGTAATCCTAGTAATTTTCATATTATGCAAATTGCCGTTGAAAATTTAAAAAATGCAGGCGTGTTTATTGTTGTTTCAGCAGGGAATGATGGTTGGAGTGGTTGCCATTCTATTAATAGTCCAGCCGCTATTTACGAGGCGAGTTTTTCGGTTGGTGCAACAGATATTTTAGATACCCTTGCCAATTTTAGCAGTAGAGGGCATGTCACATCAGATGGCAGTTTGCGGCTAAAACCGAATGTTGTTGCGCCAGGGGTAAATGTTCGTTCTTCTATACCAGGAGGTGGTTACGCTGCTTATTCTGGCACAAGCATGGCTGGCCCTCATGTAGCTGGAGCCGTTGCGCTGTTGATTAATGCCAAACCAAGTTTAGCAGGGAATGTAGATTCACTTGAAACCTTGTTAGAGATGACGGCTGATAGCGTTTATACCTATCGAGATGATACTTGTGGAACGACTCCCCAAACGGTTTTCCCAAATAACATGGTTGGATATGGACGCATTAATTTGTACAAGGCATTAGAGATCATTCGCCCTGATTTGATGGTAGGAACTACTAAGTTATTTACACATCAAGTGCAAATTTATCCCAATCCAGTTGCTAAGACGCTTTATCTTCAAACTGCGAACCCAATGGGAAAATGCACGGTCACAATAACTACGGCTTTGGGGCAGGTAGTTCGCCATTTTGATACCTATTTTTCTACTATTTTAGAGATGGATTTAGGCAATTTGTCGAGTGGTGTTTATGTGGTTACAATAGAAAATAAGCAGGAAAAGGTTGTAGGGAAACTGGTGAAAGATTAG
- a CDS encoding SH3 domain-containing protein: MASNRPRRRKQEEVQEPQAPKGRLNNMELLGIALFCIAFMLYGISKCGKEPVVETTDNLPVVTEEIVDSNTVAPNNNNNESSYSSGDNNRTVPRPTRVDSVATPRKLYSIADSLRVRKEPNLSGELITYLSYGEEVVDLGEHTVLEKLRVSVDEVRMAPWIKIKTKKGKIGWAFGAYMQFYPVARTNPNNQ; encoded by the coding sequence ATGGCATCAAATAGACCCCGTAGACGTAAACAGGAAGAAGTTCAAGAACCCCAAGCTCCCAAAGGAAGACTCAATAATATGGAATTGTTGGGCATTGCTTTGTTTTGTATTGCTTTTATGTTGTATGGAATTTCTAAATGTGGCAAAGAACCTGTAGTAGAAACTACAGATAATCTTCCTGTTGTAACAGAAGAAATTGTAGATTCTAATACCGTTGCTCCTAATAATAATAATAATGAGAGTTCTTATAGTAGTGGAGATAACAATAGAACCGTACCGAGACCTACACGAGTTGATAGCGTAGCAACTCCTCGAAAACTTTATAGTATTGCAGATAGTTTAAGAGTTCGAAAAGAACCAAATTTGTCTGGAGAATTAATTACTTATTTGAGTTATGGGGAGGAAGTTGTTGATTTGGGAGAGCATACCGTTTTGGAAAAACTTCGAGTTTCTGTTGATGAGGTTAGAATGGCTCCATGGATTAAGATTAAAACAAAAAAAGGAAAAATAGGTTGGGCTTTTGGTGCGTACATGCAATTTTATCCTGTTGCAAGAACAAATCCAAATAATCAATAA
- the recQ gene encoding DNA helicase RecQ yields MITKHNKDNLYKKLKTHFGYNSFRDQQEAIITHILAGNDTIVLMPTGGGKSLCYQVPALLLDGLTLVISPLIALMKDQVQGLNANGISAAYLNSSLSTAEEKAIETKLERNEIKLLYVSPERVFAPNFLSFLTLLNIQLIAIDEAHCVSSWGHHFRPEYQKLYLLKNKLPKATMVALTATADKAVRSDIGALLGMQQPKTFLSSFDRSNLSLSVLPGQKKWEQIIRIVHKYANKSGIIYCSSRKSTETLAAKLKADGVKAACYHAGMMNRLKEKTQDAFIQGDLDVICATIAFGMGIDKPDVRYVIHYNMPGNLESFYQEIGRAGRDGQDSDTILFYSYRDVQTHLGFAGDIANETYRDIQIAKLKRMQEYAEAQVCRRKILLSYFSETLEKDCGHCDVCKNPPKFFEGTLLAQMALSAIARTNQQISISTLIDILKGFYTETVREKQYHEIKTFAVGKKTTAAAWQLYIQQLIQQGIIELDYKDHYNLKLNDYSWKILKGEAPVKLVSYDVIRERQESQKKQAKAAPKLILESNPSLYEHLRGLRQKLAAQINKPAFVVFSNASLKDMSAKAPTTLDAFMNVNGVGAHKAERYGKQFIRAIQEFNSQN; encoded by the coding sequence ATGATCACAAAACACAACAAAGACAATCTCTACAAAAAATTAAAAACGCATTTTGGGTACAATAGCTTTCGAGATCAACAAGAAGCCATTATAACACATATTTTGGCGGGCAATGATACCATTGTATTAATGCCTACAGGGGGAGGAAAATCGCTTTGTTACCAAGTTCCTGCTCTGCTCTTAGATGGACTAACACTGGTTATTTCTCCGCTTATTGCACTGATGAAAGATCAAGTTCAGGGACTTAATGCCAACGGCATCTCTGCTGCTTATCTAAATTCTAGCCTTAGCACAGCAGAAGAAAAAGCAATAGAAACTAAGTTAGAACGCAATGAAATAAAGCTGCTTTATGTTTCTCCTGAAAGGGTTTTTGCGCCTAATTTTCTTTCTTTTTTAACCTTATTAAATATTCAACTGATTGCGATTGATGAAGCACATTGTGTCAGTAGTTGGGGGCATCATTTTCGACCTGAATATCAGAAACTGTATTTACTCAAAAATAAATTGCCCAAAGCTACCATGGTTGCGCTAACCGCTACTGCTGATAAAGCAGTTCGCTCTGACATAGGGGCATTGTTAGGCATGCAGCAGCCCAAGACTTTTTTGTCTTCTTTTGATCGCTCTAATCTTTCTTTATCGGTTTTGCCTGGTCAAAAAAAATGGGAGCAAATCATTCGCATTGTCCATAAATATGCCAATAAAAGTGGCATCATCTATTGTAGCAGCCGAAAATCAACGGAAACTTTGGCGGCAAAACTAAAGGCTGATGGGGTAAAAGCGGCCTGCTATCATGCTGGCATGATGAATCGCCTCAAAGAAAAAACGCAAGATGCCTTTATTCAAGGTGATTTGGATGTCATTTGTGCTACTATTGCTTTTGGGATGGGAATCGACAAGCCTGATGTGCGCTATGTTATTCATTATAATATGCCTGGCAATTTAGAGAGTTTTTACCAAGAAATTGGTCGAGCAGGTAGAGATGGGCAAGATTCAGATACCATTCTGTTTTATAGTTATAGAGATGTGCAAACACACCTCGGATTCGCTGGCGATATTGCCAATGAAACCTATCGAGATATTCAAATTGCAAAGCTAAAACGCATGCAAGAATATGCAGAGGCACAGGTTTGCCGCCGAAAAATACTGTTGAGCTATTTTAGTGAAACATTAGAGAAAGATTGCGGCCATTGTGATGTCTGCAAAAATCCGCCTAAATTTTTTGAAGGAACGTTGCTTGCTCAAATGGCGCTCTCTGCCATTGCTAGAACCAATCAGCAAATTAGCATTAGTACACTTATTGATATACTAAAAGGCTTTTATACGGAAACCGTTCGTGAAAAGCAATACCACGAAATCAAAACCTTTGCGGTAGGCAAAAAAACAACGGCTGCTGCTTGGCAACTTTATATTCAGCAGTTGATCCAACAAGGGATTATAGAATTGGACTACAAAGATCATTACAACCTTAAATTAAACGATTATAGTTGGAAAATCTTAAAAGGCGAGGCTCCTGTCAAATTGGTGAGCTATGATGTAATAAGAGAGCGTCAAGAATCTCAGAAAAAACAAGCAAAAGCAGCTCCCAAATTAATCCTAGAAAGTAACCCCTCTCTCTATGAACACTTAAGGGGTTTGCGTCAAAAATTGGCGGCACAAATCAATAAGCCTGCTTTTGTTGTCTTTAGCAATGCGAGCCTAAAAGACATGAGTGCCAAGGCTCCTACCACATTGGATGCGTTTATGAATGTTAACGGAGTAGGTGCTCACAAGGCTGAACGGTATGGAAAACAATTTATTCGGGCAATTCAGGAATTTAATAGTCAGAATTAG
- a CDS encoding bifunctional riboflavin kinase/FAD synthetase — MRIYRDLDNLPHFKNAVLTIGSFDGVHIGHQQIIKQINDLARSINGESVLITFHPHPRLIVTPNNNDLKLLNTLDEKAALLEQYGVDVLVVVPFSKAFANQSPDEYIQQFLVAHFHPQIIAIGYDHKFGKNRMGDISYLRKFETAYQYQVVEISKQEVADIAVSSTKVRKALLAGDVARAKRLLGHNFSLEGKVVKGLQIGATIGFPTANIEVSDAHKLVPPEGIYAVSIYHNATQYQGMLYIGNRPTIDHDLKQTIEVNIFDFDQMIYDQNLTIEFVEYLRGDAKFDTLDGLKFQLKKDKEAALQVLGNREKI; from the coding sequence ATGAGAATATACAGAGATTTAGATAATTTACCCCATTTTAAAAATGCTGTTTTAACAATTGGTTCATTTGATGGGGTACATATTGGCCACCAACAAATTATCAAGCAAATAAATGACTTAGCACGATCTATTAATGGTGAATCGGTATTAATTACTTTTCATCCGCATCCCAGATTAATTGTTACGCCCAATAACAATGACTTGAAATTGCTCAATACTTTAGACGAAAAGGCAGCTTTATTAGAACAGTATGGCGTAGATGTTTTGGTGGTGGTGCCGTTTTCCAAAGCGTTTGCCAACCAAAGTCCTGATGAATACATTCAGCAGTTCTTAGTGGCTCATTTTCATCCTCAAATTATTGCGATCGGTTACGATCATAAATTTGGCAAAAATCGAATGGGGGACATTTCTTATTTGAGAAAATTTGAAACGGCTTATCAATATCAAGTTGTAGAAATCTCCAAACAAGAAGTAGCCGATATAGCAGTTAGTTCCACAAAAGTTCGCAAAGCTTTGTTGGCTGGAGATGTAGCAAGAGCCAAACGCTTGTTAGGGCATAATTTTAGTTTGGAAGGGAAGGTGGTGAAAGGGCTGCAAATTGGAGCAACCATTGGATTCCCAACCGCTAATATTGAGGTTTCGGATGCACACAAATTAGTGCCTCCAGAAGGAATTTATGCCGTCTCTATTTATCATAATGCTACCCAATATCAGGGCATGCTGTATATTGGTAATCGTCCTACCATTGACCATGATTTGAAGCAGACGATAGAAGTTAATATTTTTGATTTTGATCAAATGATTTACGACCAAAATCTCACCATTGAATTTGTTGAATATTTGCGTGGTGATGCAAAATTTGATACATTGGATGGATTAAAGTTTCAATTAAAAAAAGACAAAGAAGCTGCTTTGCAAGTGCTTGGCAATCGAGAAAAGATATAA
- a CDS encoding DUF5606 family protein, protein MNLEKLVAVSGRSGIYKMAANRPNGLIIEDLDSGKKFFAPSRRHQFTPLESISIYTETEEATVELKTVFVNMLTQVETNPPVHTKASSTEIKDYFEGILPEYDRDKVLVSDIKKLIKWFNFLNSRNLLELPTEEELAAETEVVEETNVTEE, encoded by the coding sequence ATGAATTTAGAGAAACTTGTAGCAGTTAGTGGTCGTTCTGGAATATATAAAATGGCAGCAAATCGCCCTAATGGATTAATTATTGAAGATTTGGATAGTGGGAAAAAGTTTTTTGCACCAAGTAGAAGACATCAATTTACACCATTAGAATCTATTTCTATTTATACAGAAACAGAAGAAGCTACCGTAGAATTGAAGACGGTATTTGTTAATATGTTGACTCAAGTTGAGACCAACCCACCTGTTCATACGAAAGCAAGTTCTACAGAAATTAAGGATTATTTTGAAGGAATTTTGCCTGAATACGATAGAGATAAGGTATTAGTAAGTGATATTAAAAAATTGATTAAATGGTTTAATTTCTTAAATTCTAGAAATTTATTGGAATTGCCAACGGAAGAAGAGCTCGCTGCTGAAACGGAAGTGGTAGAAGAAACCAACGTAACGGAAGAATAA
- a CDS encoding glycosyltransferase family 2 protein, giving the protein MTTEHRSSIPKVAIVILNYNGMKDNYLSDFLPSVFASEYANLELYVADNKSTDDSVAYLKSQGFQPHTDKTHQPYDCPRYLIEMPENYWFAGGYNKALKEVEADYYILLNSDVKVSPNWIQPIIDLMEQDPQIAACQPKIRMVAEPYLFEHAGASGGYIDKWGYPFCRGRVFTKVEEDKGQYDQVLEVFWATGAAMFIRKELFHNMGGFDEDYKAHMEEIDLCWRLKRANYKIMVCPQSTVWHVGGGTLPQHSPQKAFLNFRNSLATIFKNEVGSKAYRIVFIRLLLDAVAGFRFLLNGEFANIWAIVRAHWSFFAQYGRNKQKRKESAAIIAQHCYEKPHFRPTGVYPNSIVWQHFVKGKQTFEELEL; this is encoded by the coding sequence ATGACAACAGAACATCGTTCTAGTATACCTAAAGTTGCTATTGTGATTTTGAATTACAACGGCATGAAAGATAATTATTTATCGGACTTTTTGCCTTCTGTTTTTGCTTCTGAATATGCCAATTTAGAATTGTATGTAGCCGATAACAAATCAACAGATGATTCTGTTGCTTACCTCAAAAGCCAAGGATTTCAACCTCATACCGATAAAACTCATCAGCCTTACGATTGCCCTAGGTATTTAATTGAAATGCCTGAAAATTATTGGTTTGCAGGGGGCTATAACAAAGCCCTAAAAGAAGTAGAGGCTGATTATTATATTTTGCTGAATTCTGATGTCAAAGTATCGCCCAATTGGATACAACCCATCATAGATTTAATGGAACAAGATCCTCAGATTGCAGCTTGCCAACCCAAGATCAGGATGGTAGCTGAGCCTTATTTGTTTGAACATGCAGGGGCTTCAGGAGGCTATATCGATAAATGGGGCTATCCATTTTGTAGAGGTCGAGTTTTTACAAAAGTAGAAGAAGACAAAGGACAATACGATCAAGTTTTGGAAGTTTTTTGGGCAACAGGAGCAGCCATGTTTATTCGAAAAGAGCTCTTTCACAATATGGGTGGTTTTGATGAGGATTATAAAGCTCATATGGAAGAAATAGACCTCTGCTGGAGACTCAAACGAGCCAATTATAAGATCATGGTTTGCCCTCAATCTACGGTTTGGCATGTAGGAGGGGGGACGTTGCCGCAACATAGCCCCCAAAAGGCTTTTCTCAATTTTAGAAATAGCCTAGCAACAATTTTTAAGAACGAAGTAGGCAGCAAAGCTTACCGCATTGTTTTTATTCGTTTGTTACTGGATGCTGTAGCAGGGTTTAGATTTTTGTTGAATGGGGAGTTTGCGAATATTTGGGCCATCGTCCGAGCGCATTGGTCTTTCTTTGCCCAATATGGCAGAAACAAACAAAAGCGAAAAGAATCCGCCGCCATTATAGCGCAACATTGTTATGAAAAACCACATTTTCGCCCAACGGGTGTTTACCCGAATAGCATTGTTTGGCAGCATTTTGTTAAAGGAAAACAGACCTTTGAAGAATTGGAGTTGTAA
- a CDS encoding WG repeat-containing protein gives MHLKATYTLNIFIAYHPKDQAQFEELLQYLMELDKKNRGYVVNKVWYDGTDLSESGRASIRELTEAADLVLLLMSDNSILSPFFISRELRETLQQHDNERSIVVPIILNTCWWEDTVFKNLDVLPRAGLPIYDSSNIKNELFDQVVEELDKKLEKVRQRKAELEEVFKLKITEAEAIFNHWQRHPGQLRSALPLYKEALAYWREGFAPDRKIIEAHIEICHREIDFRHYSKAAHEAYKIHDYQTCFFNCKDALDLRDDAVIRRLYTKVKAYLDEEDLREKRAPFEQHLTQGHEYFLSLEWKMAKEAYTTALEYHQSNFTPERKVIEHKIQICDREYTLENTLKEAARLYKIQNYQRMADLLLESIQSINHEALYRIEHALKLIGYLQNVTPFLDEKTNKWGFVNAKDQSIIIAPKYTAAYNFSENLAGVKKWEKWGFIDIEGNEIIPFKYNYVSHFQNGIAQVIEKNESYCINHKGERVAADVFKVEVPIDTPDEHIQKMLPPDFDGEL, from the coding sequence ATGCACTTAAAAGCAACCTATACATTAAATATTTTCATTGCTTATCACCCTAAAGATCAAGCCCAATTTGAGGAACTGTTGCAGTACCTAATGGAATTGGACAAAAAAAACAGGGGTTATGTGGTCAACAAGGTTTGGTATGATGGTACAGATCTCTCGGAATCTGGTCGAGCAAGCATTCGTGAATTAACAGAAGCTGCTGATTTGGTTTTGCTGCTTATGAGCGACAACTCTATTTTGTCCCCATTTTTTATTTCTAGAGAATTAAGGGAAACTTTGCAACAGCACGATAACGAAAGAAGTATTGTTGTCCCCATTATTTTGAATACCTGTTGGTGGGAAGATACCGTGTTCAAAAATTTAGATGTGCTGCCACGAGCAGGGCTTCCTATTTATGATAGTTCTAATATAAAAAATGAATTGTTTGATCAGGTAGTAGAGGAACTTGATAAAAAACTGGAGAAAGTTCGACAACGAAAGGCAGAATTGGAAGAAGTTTTTAAACTCAAAATAACGGAAGCAGAGGCTATTTTTAACCATTGGCAAAGGCATCCAGGGCAACTTAGAAGTGCCCTACCGCTATACAAAGAAGCCTTAGCTTATTGGCGAGAGGGCTTTGCTCCTGATCGAAAAATAATAGAAGCTCATATCGAAATCTGTCATCGTGAAATAGATTTTAGGCATTATTCTAAAGCCGCACATGAAGCATATAAAATTCACGACTATCAAACTTGCTTTTTTAATTGCAAAGATGCCCTTGATCTAAGAGATGATGCCGTCATTCGACGACTGTATACTAAGGTAAAAGCTTATTTGGACGAGGAGGACTTGCGAGAAAAAAGAGCTCCTTTTGAACAACATTTAACACAGGGGCATGAATACTTTTTGTCCTTAGAATGGAAAATGGCAAAAGAAGCATACACAACAGCCCTTGAATATCATCAAAGCAACTTTACTCCAGAACGAAAAGTCATTGAGCATAAAATTCAAATTTGTGACCGTGAATACACCCTAGAAAACACATTAAAAGAAGCCGCTCGTTTGTATAAAATTCAGAACTACCAACGCATGGCCGATTTATTGTTGGAAAGCATCCAAAGTATCAACCACGAGGCATTGTACCGAATTGAACATGCCTTAAAACTGATTGGTTATCTTCAGAATGTTACTCCTTTTTTGGATGAAAAAACCAATAAATGGGGCTTTGTAAATGCCAAGGATCAAAGCATTATTATTGCTCCTAAATACACTGCGGCTTACAATTTTAGTGAAAATTTAGCAGGGGTTAAAAAATGGGAAAAATGGGGTTTTATAGACATTGAAGGCAATGAGATCATTCCTTTTAAATACAATTATGTTAGTCATTTTCAAAATGGCATTGCACAGGTAATTGAAAAAAATGAATCGTATTGTATCAACCATAAAGGGGAACGAGTAGCCGCTGATGTCTTTAAGGTAGAGGTTCCTATTGATACACCAGATGAACACATACAAAAAATGCTGCCTCCCGATTTTGATGGAGAGCTTTAA